From the genome of uncultured Bacteroides sp.:
TGAAGTTTCACAACATTATCAGACAGAGAGTGAAACCAGAATACATGTTCTGCTTGTTTGTCAATCTTATAACGGGAAACTTCTTTTCCATAAGTATAAAACGTATCTTTCTTGATTTTAAAGTAGACAGGAGCGTTTTCGGCATCAGGATAATAAATAGTATCACCCTGAATTTTGAAAAGGATCTCATCGCTTTCGTCATCCAGCCAAATACCCTGAAGCATTTTTTTTGCATTTAAGTCTTCAGTGGCATTATCTGAATTCTCTTTCTTATTCCCGCTACATGAAGCAAGAGACAAAAGAAAGAGTAAAAGCATGACACAGTTTTTCATAAAAGTTAGTTTATCAAATTATTTACCGATACAATAGTATGTAACATCCATTGCTTTCAGTTCATCTATATCATATATATTTCTTCCATCAATTACGACAGGAGTTCGCATAGTTTTCTTTATTACTCCCCAGGCTGGTAAACGGAACTGTTTCCATTCTGTAACCATTAACAATGCGTCTGCATCGAGTAAAGCATCATACATATCTTGCGCATAATAAACGCAATCTCCTATCCTTCTCTTCGCTTCATTCATTGCCGCAGGATCATATACACGAACAGTACATCCGGCTTTAAGCAGAAGATCTATTAAGATCAATGCTGGAGCCTCACGCATATCGTCTGTTTCGGGTTTGAAAGCTAGTCCCCACAAAGCTATAGTTTTTCCTTCTAAATTCCCATTAAAATGCTTATTTAATTTATTAAAAAGAATACTTTTTTGAGCTTGATTAACTTCTTCTACAGCTTTTAGTACACGCATAAGATATCCGTTTTTTTCAGCAGTTTTGATTAAAGCCTTTACATCTTTAGGAAAGCAGGAACCGCCGTAACCACATCCTGCATATAGAAATTTACGTCCGATACGAGTATCCGACCCTATGCCGCTGCGTACCATATTTACATCTGCTCCTACTAATTCGCAAAGATTTGCAATATCGTTCATAAAGCTAATTCGTGTAGCCAGCATTGAGTTTGCAGCATACTTCGTCATCTCAGCAGACGGGATATCCATAAATATTACCCGAAAATTATTCAATAAGAATGGTTTGTATAACTTTGTCATAACTTCCTTAGCGCGCTCTGATTCCACACCAACAACCACTCTGTCTGGGCTCATAAAGTCATTAATAGCATTACCTTCTTTTAGAAACTCAGGATTAGAAGCTACATCGAATTCTATATTCACGCCCCGTTTATCCAATTCTTCCTGAATAGTAGCTCTTACTTTTTTAGCAGTCCCTACAGGAACTGTACTTTTAGTAACCACTAAAACATATTTGTTCATGTGTTTTCCAATGGTTCTGGCAACTTCAAGAACATATTTAAGGTCGGCACTTCCGTCTTCATCTGGTGGAGTTCCTACAGCGCTGAATACAACTTCAACATCGTCGAGGCAACTTTCCAGAGATGTAGTAAAGTTTAAGCGATTTTCTTTTATATTACGAATTACCATTTCTTCTAATCCAGGTTCGTAAATTGGTATTATACCATTTTTTAAACCTTCAATTTTCTTTTGGTTAACGTCTACACAAGTAACATCAACTCCTGTTTCTGCAAAACATGTTCCAGAAACCAAACCAACATAACCGGTTCCTACAATCGCTATTTTCATATTTGTGTTATTATTTGTAAGCTATTGCATCTTTAAAATTAGTAGCTTTTTTATCTTTGGCCGACATTATTATTTGCTCTTCGGCAATAGGCCAATTGATATTAATATCTTTGTCATTATATACAATTGATGCTTCAGATTGAGGCGCATATCCATTGTCTACTTTATATGTAAAAATGGCCTCTTCACTCAATACCAAAAAACCGTGAGCAAATCCTCTTGGAATAAAGAACTGTCGCTTATTATCCTCACTAAGTTCTACACTTACATATTTCCCGAATGTTGGGGAAGACTGACGCAAATCTACTGCTACATCAAGTACTTTACCTTTAATAACTCTTACTAGTTTTG
Proteins encoded in this window:
- a CDS encoding UDP-glucose/GDP-mannose dehydrogenase family protein, translated to MKIAIVGTGYVGLVSGTCFAETGVDVTCVDVNQKKIEGLKNGIIPIYEPGLEEMVIRNIKENRLNFTTSLESCLDDVEVVFSAVGTPPDEDGSADLKYVLEVARTIGKHMNKYVLVVTKSTVPVGTAKKVRATIQEELDKRGVNIEFDVASNPEFLKEGNAINDFMSPDRVVVGVESERAKEVMTKLYKPFLLNNFRVIFMDIPSAEMTKYAANSMLATRISFMNDIANLCELVGADVNMVRSGIGSDTRIGRKFLYAGCGYGGSCFPKDVKALIKTAEKNGYLMRVLKAVEEVNQAQKSILFNKLNKHFNGNLEGKTIALWGLAFKPETDDMREAPALILIDLLLKAGCTVRVYDPAAMNEAKRRIGDCVYYAQDMYDALLDADALLMVTEWKQFRLPAWGVIKKTMRTPVVIDGRNIYDIDELKAMDVTYYCIGK
- the rfbC gene encoding dTDP-4-dehydrorhamnose 3,5-epimerase, whose translation is MNYIQTEIDGVWVIEPKVFNDDRGYFMEAFKKEEFEKNIGQINFIQDNESKSTFGVLRGLHYQKGEFSQAKLVRVIKGKVLDVAVDLRQSSPTFGKYVSVELSEDNKRQFFIPRGFAHGFLVLSEEAIFTYKVDNGYAPQSEASIVYNDKDININWPIAEEQIIMSAKDKKATNFKDAIAYK